The DNA region GAGGAATTGAAGCAAAATCAACATCGGCGGTTCGGTGTCGATTTAGACCCCTGGAAAACCGCTGAACCAATCAATCcagtttatttatattttttttcaaatatatgtatataaaacaGTATCGTTTAgggtatgaatattttttaaaaaatataatagaacggCACCATTTCAAAATGAGTTAATAACCCCTCcacctctcttcttcttctctgcgCCCGCTCTTCCTCTCTGCAACCTCGTTCTTCATCCTTGGCAGACGACGGCACGAGTCTTCATCTTTCTTCATCAACTCCTCTTCCTTCACAGAAGATGCCGACGGTAGACCGACCACCGTGCCGACACTGATCGAGACCGATATGATCGAttttctctccccaaaaccTCGTTTTCGGCCGGTTTAATAGGGACATGGAAGAGGTTGGCGGTGTCTCAGTTTGGCGTCGAAACCGACGCCAAACCCATCGGTGTACAACCCTAAtgatcaatgataataaattaaatagaaattatattattaacttatataattactatataaaaataatatattaaatttatagatCCCGAGACTAGATCGAATGGTCTCAATCCACAATTTATGGGATCAAGAGTCGAGACTGATCGGTCTAAAGTTTGGTTTGATCCGAACCAAATGACTTAGTccaatcaattttttcaatccGGAACAAGCAATTTACACCCCTAAATAAGATTGGttgattgtattatttttttaatataaaataattatattaattaatcacATAAATCAGatgtagaaaaatatataacaggaatttttttcaaatagcaCTCCTCTTTTTTAAACCGGGCAAGTTGCAACTCAACTAAACAAACCACACCAGCACTTAGCAGTACCCATGTAAACGTGCTCTGTTCTGCACTCGCCGCCTTCCCACTAACCTTTACCCTTGGGTCACCCATCAGTTTCCTCTTCCGGTTGCGCCAACTTTCAATTCGGCGGCCTAAATATCGAATTTCTTATCGGAACCTGGAGCTACAAGGTTAAAAATCGAATTTCTTACCGGAACCTGGAGCTACAAGGTTGATCCTCTGGACTCAACTTTCGGGGAGGAGATAAAACGCTGCCTTCTGAGTGTTTCTCCCATCTCGTTCCTCACTTTTCCCCTCTTTACGCTGAGCTACCTCTCTCACTTTCGTCTCCACTTTAAAGGTATATTTTTCATACTCAGATCGTAGCCTTTGGGTGATTAGGTTTActtttttactttaattaagtTCTTCTGGAATCATACTTTACCGGTCCGGCTGATTGGAACTTTACACATGTTTTATCCAAACCGTGTTTCACTTTCATTTAGTTctattcaattcattctttttaattctttttgttttgtttggttttctCTCAATAATTTTAGAACTTTCGGTCCTTTGGGTTATTTAGATGCTGTATGAATCGCTATTGTTCTgctatttgttaatattttgtTGCTAAGAGGTAGTGGTAGAGCAGAGTTCAAGAACGTGAGCATGTCTTCTGTTTTCCCTTTTAACTTGTATTAATCTTTCTTACTTATGCATAAtagatcatatttttttttaagtttctttgtacaatatataataacacgAAGGTTTCCTAGATACTGTGTGTTTTATTGCAATTGCGATCGATATGGTGATCTTTGGTGGTTTTAAGAGAGAAATAAGATAGAACCATTGACGACAAAATTTAACAGATTTACTCGGTTGCATATAAAGCCATGACCCATACTCATTCTATAAGGTTTATCGAagaagtatatttatatatcatgcTTGTAATTTCTTTTGCAATTTATTAGTAATAATTGTTAAAGAATCCGGGTCCTTTGGTGCCTAGAGGGTATCTGCTGTGGCTTCACGAATTTAAGTATCTGCTTGTAATGGCTTCATGAATTTAACTACCCgctagtttatttatttatttatttactttttttaatctgTGGTATCAATGTAGTATTTTGAAGCTTAAAttttgaaggttttttttttttttccttttcaaaattgCTAATTCACGTCTtataaaaattgtttattttttgtgggAATTACATAACAACCTCTAGAGTTTTACCTTTGGTTCAAAGTAAACCATGAGTTCATATTGAGTTGTTTTTCTATAAAATCTGTGGTTTCAAAATCAGTAGGATTTACCCTTCAGTGGTTCTTTGTGGAATAAAGTGAAGAACAGACGCTTGAACTTGAGTCCTTTATACCTACTGAGAAACCCTTTACAGGAATGCTATGCAGTATTTTAACGAAAGAAAAtacacaggaaaaaaaaatctttattacACTATGCTTGTTTTTAGGATATTTTTATGTACGATTTAGTTATTTTGCAAGGCTTTTAAGTGCATTCAAATGAAGAGTTTTAGGAATGAAGGGCAACTTGCAAGGTTTACTGCCACTCTAATTTAACAAGAGTTATTATGGGTTTATATTATAGCGATTTGAGGCTGTAAGAATGGACAATCAAATCATGCATTTTCTACTGGTTCTATAAACTTGATATTTTGTTGTTTCATCATGTGCTATAGCTGTATTCTACAAATTACttcgaagttttttttttttcttttaataccaCAACACCACAACAGTTAAATAAAGACTTCCTAATTTCAGAACTTTTTTATCGTATGGCTCCATTCATAGGGCGGAATAATACACCCACCCTCTGTCCCCATATTGGGTgtgtcacattttttttttttacatccatAAATGAGCATCTGCTTTCAAATAGTCAAAGTATATCTTTCCATATTACCGTCAGTAATCCTGGAACCAATCAAGACACATCTTATTTGATCACAAGGCTCTGTACATAGGGCTGAATTATACGCCCACATTGAGGGTattgctttcttttcttgatgTCCCCAAATGAGTGTCTGATTTTAAGAAGTTGGAAGTATATTGATATTAGTCAGTAATCAAGGAACAAATAAAGCACGCCTTATAGTATACATTGTGTCATTAAATATCACGTTATTCTTGTTGTTTTAAACCAAGACACTTAGATGGGGACAAAGGGGTAGATGAAATACATATTTTAGACAATTAGAGACAAGGATCTTTATTGATGTGTTCATTGATTTTCATGCAGTAAATAGTTCTCTGGTAAGAAGCATAAAAGTTCAAATTTTTGTCAAATGGCGTTAGTTGTAATCTGTGGGCAACCGTGCAGTGGGAAGTCCACAGCTGCCCTATTCCTATCTGAAGCTCTCAAAGATACAGAATCAAAGCTGACTGTTAGGATCATTGATGAAACTTCTCTTCATCTTGATCGCAATCAGAGTTATGCCAATATGACTGCTGAGAAGAACTTAAGAGGAGTGCTTAGGTCTGAAGTTGATAGATCAATCTCAaaagataatattataattgtagattCTTTGAATAGCATAAAGGGTTACAGGTATGAGTTGTGGTGTTTGGCTCGTGCTTCAGGAATAAGATACTGTGTGCTATATTGTGATGTGGAAGAAACCCATTGTAGAAAATGGAATGAAGAGCGAAGGGAAAAGGGAGAAGCTTCTTACAATGAGGTGATATTTGAAGATTTGGTAAGAAGGTTCGAGAAACCGGATAAAAGAAATCGATGGGATTCCCCTTTGTTTGAGTTAGGGCCATATAAAGATGGAGTAGAGAAATCTTCTGCTGCCATCTTGGATGCAGTTTCATATTTGACAAAGAAGGTGGACTCAAAAACACACGATGTAAAGGTTTTGCAGCCAACAATCGCGACACAAAATGCACGATTTTCAGAGGCAAATTCTCTATACGAGTTGGATAGAGCAACGCAGGAAGTCACTAATGCTATGGTGGAAGCACAATCACAGGCACTTGGAGGGCCTCTAAATGGGGTTTCTCTTGGCCATGGATTACCAACCATCAACATTTCAAGATCAGTTGGGTTGCCAGAACTACGTAGGCTGCGACGAACTTTTATTAAACTGACTGGACAGACAAGTTTAAGCGGGCCGCCGCCACCGTCTGATGCAGATAGTGCCAAGAGGATGTTTGTGGACTACTTGAACAGGGAACTAGGAACTGCTTGAAGGAATATAATTTCGAGTATGTTTATGTATTATGGAGATTGCCATTGACTTTTGACGTGAAAagtaacaaaaatcaagaaatttgtttttctGGGTTATGTCAGACTTTGAGTTCTTCTACTAACGACCATGTATGGATGCGCTGGTTTTTCATAGGATTTGTATTACACCTTGGAAAATGCTATATACTGCATTTTTATTTCTCTCAGTTTACTGTATTGATGTCACATTATCCATCGAGATCTTGGTCTTTTAAAACTTGTGATTCTGAAGGATGGAGATTCTCTGCAACTAAGTGAAAGATGGACATGACACGTAGAATTTACAAGATAAGAATCCATTTAGATATTGAGGTCATCTCAATTTACAATATATAGAATccatttagatattaaggtCATCTCAGATGATCTGTAAATAGTTGAGGAGATGTCACTAACCAAACATAGCataaaatgttaattttattttgtacagTCTTGCAAAATGGGCTGCTTGGAACAACACCACCCAAAGCATTCTCATCTATTCTATCCCGGACGGCTTACTGAATTCAAATTATATCTTTGAACCACTATGAactctttattccttttctttttcaatttgtttttcttttcttttcattgtaatttttgtttgatcttgtaacAGTTCTCTAAAATAGAGCGATCTTTGTCAACTAGTGTCCTATGGCTAAGGCCTAGTTGAGCACTCCAAACTATTAAGGTGAGATGGACCTTGACACCATAAAAAGCATTACATCTGATGCAGCAAAACTCCT from Carya illinoinensis cultivar Pawnee chromosome 6, C.illinoinensisPawnee_v1, whole genome shotgun sequence includes:
- the LOC122314217 gene encoding protein KTI12 homolog isoform X1; protein product: MALVVICGQPCSGKSTAALFLSEALKDTESKLTVRIIDETSLHLDRNQSYANMTAEKNLRGVLRSEVDRSISKDNIIIVDSLNSIKGYRYELWCLARASGIRYCVLYCDVEETHCRKWNEERREKGEASYNEVIFEDLVRRFEKPDKRNRWDSPLFELGPYKDGVEKSSAAILDAVSYLTKKVDSKTHDVKVLQPTIATQNARFSEANSLYELDRATQEVTNAMVEAQSQALGGPLNGVSLGHGLPTINISRSVGLPELRRLRRTFIKLTGQTSLSGPPPPSDADSAKRMFVDYLNRELGTA
- the LOC122314217 gene encoding protein KTI12 homolog isoform X2, which encodes MTAEKNLRGVLRSEVDRSISKDNIIIVDSLNSIKGYRYELWCLARASGIRYCVLYCDVEETHCRKWNEERREKGEASYNEVIFEDLVRRFEKPDKRNRWDSPLFELGPYKDGVEKSSAAILDAVSYLTKKVDSKTHDVKVLQPTIATQNARFSEANSLYELDRATQEVTNAMVEAQSQALGGPLNGVSLGHGLPTINISRSVGLPELRRLRRTFIKLTGQTSLSGPPPPSDADSAKRMFVDYLNRELGTA